From Daucus carota subsp. sativus chromosome 6, DH1 v3.0, whole genome shotgun sequence:
GTAAATACGAATATATGAGCTGAAATAAAAGAATGTAGCATGTTCGCTGCtaaatttaaattgattattgtcagaaattgaatttttttttgactaaaacAGGGTTAACATCAGATACCTTGGACAAATGAATACTTTTATTTCAAACTAATTTGATATATTCCTCCCACCTGTCAAATACTGAGCATCTAGAACCCtaattaagagcatctccagtaaTAAAAATTCTTATTAAATTATCTAGGTGGCTTTTATTTAACATCTATGTGTCATTTTTGTCTTCTTTCTCTGTTTCAAGCAGATGGATTTTCAGtccgattttttttaattctgtgGTTCTACCTCAGATCTAAGGTTATTTTCTCTCATTGGTGAAAACTTTGTTTTAcacttcttaattgtaagcggggtttTGATTAGGTGACGAAAATTTGTATGAAATCGCTGTTTTGATCGATAACTCTATcaggggcatgatgaagagggtaccagtaaATTAACGAGAATGGATGAAGCGAGtacttatatttgtatatacattttcttcaaaatatcgtttaattGTCTATTTGTGAGAATAGGCGATTGCAATTTACTGCTTGTTCGACTTGATCATTGGTCTAGATGttgtatgattttttattattagattaacacttttgtttcaaaaaaaaatttatgtaaaaaaatttagattccAACCCTCTCTCtccttaataaaaaaaaaatataaacaatcatGTTTGGTTGACATATTTGTCTATCCAAAAAAAcatatagatataattttaaataagcaTATATCTCATTGGAGTACATGCTCCACCGCTTGTGCGGACCCCGTCATCATTAATCACTTagcaaaaatattacataatcaaTTTTAGCCGATAAAAATATTCAACCATTATACATATTATCTttagagatgctctaaaaatcattaatatatactaaataaaaaatatagaaattataaaaattatatacaaaaaacTAATTCCAAATAAATTTGCAAAGAACTTTTATATcgcttattattattatattaaaataatatattacatcTGTAACAATCTAAATCATTAATAACAAAACTATTAAATATATCGATAccatcaaaatataatttattacaagTTCAACAAATTGTATACTAATCATCTAAGAGTATCTATGACAGAGCtcttaaatctttaaaatataatattatatgtggtTCCTAATGAATTAAGGCATTGAAAAATATGACAAATCAAATACTTCTCTTTATACTTGttccttatttatattttatttatataaataagagtGAAAAGTAAAAAGGAGAGAAATGTTGGAGTTAAGTTGAATggaaactaatattatattcataaatacaAGTTAAGAGCTACCGGATGTTGTTTATAAGAGAGGATAAACGATGAgttctttaatttttaaagagtttctagAAGACTATTAGAATTCTCATTTTTATATTGACTCtaaaatttgaagttaagaaTTTGTTTGGAAATATCTGACATGAGCAAGGCTACTGTAAATTTTGTCAAATGATCCGACCAAGCGTGTGGGTCCGTGGGCTTTAATTTACCATTACAAAAGAAACCCACAATGTTCAAGCACACATACTTAAAACCAGGTTCAAAATGGCCCACTTAGTTTGACCCAGTTATCATATGCAATCAAATTAATATGGTTTGCATAGCAGGAAatggaaaataataaaattaactttcaaaattaaaaataaaaattgacaattttaatagttttagttataatattaatgaaaatagtgtttatatatcaatatatgtacgcattattattgaataaatgtataatttgtaatttaattatCTATACTGGTCAAATCTCACAACTGAACAAAATCAtctgtaataatatattaaaactaaattttataatattaatttttaaatacataagcaaatgtaaaattttaacaattaaaatatattatctttagaaatatttaaacaatttaAGAAATACtactattattataaattaataatccaAACCGGTATCCGTGACATTATTGGGAAGCCTCAAATCCTTTGTTAATGGAAAGCACGTCCAGCGTCCACGGGCCCTGTAAATCGTAATCTCAGTTACGTAGAGTTGTAGACCATGCACCGACAGCAGAAATATATTGTGAAGCAATGAAGTTACACATTTATGGCCATGTTCTGCCTTGAAAATTGTCACCTCCTGAGTCATAtcattttgaattatataaatgtacTCCTTCCCTCTCGCCGAtcgtcaaaattattttttgacatatttttaaagatctttttaaaatatagtttcacgatattttttatatttattttttctgggtacaagtttgatatttaaatttttattaaaaaataaaaattaaaaaaatattacataattatattttatagaattttcaaaatacatgtaaatAGTGAACATCAATGACTTAGCAGGACACAAGGAGTGATatataattttggttgaatgatattttattatataattatcaataaatAGTGTAGGAACAAATAATGTCTCAATCGCTGATCAGCAGCAGCTCGTGTCATGTCCATGTATACGCGTTTAGAGATAAAAGACATAACGACAGATGTTAAAAAGAGTCCAGAAAATAATGTGAATAGAATATATATCTTTCACAATTCATTCAACCACACTAAATTAGTGGTTTATCCCATAGAATATTGGTTGGTTTCAAAATGTTTTGTTTGTCCTCGTTCTGCAAAATAATAAGGATCCATGCAACTTGCTCAGACTCTGATTAGTATCATGTACCTTTTcgtgttatatattatttttatcatttatttcaaattcaaaacgAAACACTACATAAAATAAATTCGAGTATGGAATCCAAACACAAATGATACAAAAGTATCAAGATACGCAGAGTAAATAGAATTCTATACTTATACCACACatagacacacacatataaaatcCCCCGGAAAAGGGAAAACCGTACACTTTAATATGGaataaatactttattttatgtttaaaatGACTTTGACCTTAATTTATATGTTAGTCCTTTAGAATTCAAAAATTCTGAATATTATACTTTAATATGGAATAAATACTTTTATAAACTAAGAAATTTTGAGGATTTTTTTCAGATTCGGGACGTCGCAGGAGACTCTCATTCACGAACTTGTTTTTTCCTAAACAAAACAATTTAACTATcaagttaatttttatttcttcaaacAAATCTctcttttttaaagaaaaaggtTAAAACAATCTAAACCTGCATCTAGTGGGGTAGACCGATTAataatatcagacacgacccgaacccgCAACCCGATTTAGTGAGACAAAActcgaaagtgacccgaaaatcacctgTTTGACACGAAATGGACTCGACAGGATCCGAAATTTGAATttcgtttctaataacttcaattttcagttttattcaattttaagtgattttagcttgacccaAAATCGACctgattgctgacacgaacacgaccgaACCTGTCATCCGTGCGGGTAGTACATTTTTGGAGTTTGAATACTGTATTCTGAAAATCACAAGAGACAGGCAGGAGGTTGTGCATGTGCAAGCTTCCCACGAGGTAGGGagcatatacatgtatatatccAACTAAGCTGCTTGTATCGCAAATGTCAAACTTCTATTATTGTGCCGCTTATATCTTCCAAAACATGACTTGACTATTACAATTAAATTTTATCTTGATAGTtactgtaatatttttaatatgttataaaattgCTGATTACAGTTAAGACCACATTATGAATTATAGCTGGAATAAATTAATCTCGTGATCAAATTTATAACAAATGAATAATTTCGccacaacaaaaaaaaataaaataattttgtttattgttGCAGTGAAATTATGTAAAGTTCGTTCTCAGGGAAGGACTGAATACAATATTAAATCAAGTATATTACTCCTTTCTATTTAGAAGTTTAGAGAATAAATTGTGGTTTTtactatcaactaaattaaactaataaagcaaTTAAAAATGTGAATTAACGATGATAAAAAGCAATCCAAGAATCAGGTTTCTTTGCTGGCTACAATGAATGTCAATCAATTGTGATAAACAAGTCTCCActctgctaaaaacaatccttctattgattataatgttctctcccaagatacaaaataatacctATAACTTAATCTTGAAgtcactcccatgatcaatcaaaaccaacttataagctatcacgaaccaaggattttctgtttcacaactcgcctaataatctcccgattaattaatcaagttatgtctgtcatatcatgtacaagaaatataaatcctctcccgattcattataaatcctacagatacaattacaggttcgcgactcctataactgtgttaagcgctcaatgacagattagcatACATAGAGAAACCACAATCTTAgatcaaacaaacatattaagccaacaaatactccccaatcctcggattagaggattagttacccataacaattaaagaaaacacgaatatatatattactgaaaTCATGTCAAAAGAGTACAAGAGTaagaaaatacaacttgacgaaatctcTCGAACTTGGACTGAATCCCTTCAATCTTTGCTCAAGTTATCTCCTAAAGCTTTCTCTATCTCTATACACTCTCCTCCATCTCCAATAATCATaaaaccctaataataataatgttttaatgGTTTCCTCGAAAAACAATTCCGATTTCCTAAAACAAGTTGGATTCTGAGACAAAATTCGTGGGCTgactttcaggcctgattctgggctgatcctTTTGTCTTTAGATAGCTGGACCACTTTAAACTTGTAGACAATTaagatatcttcgcgtgggctgttgaatcgtctAATTCTGACGTccggaactcaagttatggcccaaacaagatttgctgcGCAGGTGGcccataaagtccgaatttccatcaAATACAAGCCCAAATAAGCCAGTTTCATCCaacttaggaatatttattttcctgccattaaacacttaaaatcaattagtaattacccgattatttacaaaatactacaattatgggaataaaatcatatgaaagcatatataaatatatgctctatcaaatatccccacacttagtgttttgcacgtcctcgggcaaataaaataaacttaaactaacacctaatagatatataccacttccgtaggtgatcacggttgcatttggcatatgcaacaagccctttaaacccctaggcagccctagtggacgagtaaggtctcgtgagggcctgtagtgaatgtacccacaaaattcatttttttctgccaagtcttaagaatgcaactaatatgaatgcaaactaaatgaatatgcaTAGATCCCAATCATGAAATTATCAACCTTGTCAACAtataatcctcagaatatgcaacaatcaaGGATTTCATCTATCACACACATTAGTCATGCAACTCTTTcactgcaagtacggagtgcatcgtgtgtgctcaacatgctctctaatgaaacaacataaagaccaacaaacttcaacagaatCTTAGCCATGAGTCGTTAAtaagaataatgcttaaacacttcgttacattagagtcaactacaGCTTGGGGTCACCAAGGAACTTCCATGCCTCTCTTATATAtgctctttttcttttctttgtttttttttcttttttttttcaatatctattatttggtgtgtacatgctcggtctaaggtcgggacgcttctcagggtaagtgagttacgaccaccataagacttcaccaaccaaattgttcacaCATGCTTTCGATGGCTTATttgaccgtgcaatggttgagatcccaaaagatttatgcactaatacccatttagcgagtgttgggtcagcaatcccaaaccatgaaaggctttaggttactaggcacaaaatcccctcagacttaattactcgagtattaATGAGCCCAACCTAGTCAATTAtaccaccattttttttttgtgaacttTATTGCTAATATATgtgtctatttttttttcttttttctttttttctctctctcttttttttttttatagaaaggCATGTATATCCCAAAGCTCCCCCTCACTTAAAAATTATAGACTCTcagctcaaaagggaatagtcaaaattctacgccCGGCTCATAGCtaagactcaagaaataagctaGTCTAAATCTCGCCTCTAGAACAGTTATAGTGTAATTACAAGTTACCGCACAagcaatttctaagcatgcaagacatcacatatgatcaagattactagccaagaaattatgcaaataaactcatcataggaaattGACTTGGTCGACAAACATTCATGGAATTGTGCAAATGCaaactaaaaagaaaatataataaaaataaaaaaaataaaaaataaaataaaaaaatgcatgctaaattaaataactatatgctctaatttaaatgcaactaTCATGAATAGTCTAAATTTAAGACAAggcaatatacaatttttttattatttcatttttttgtttttttttatatatatttttaatataatattattcgccttgagaacacatccccacacttaaatgAGTCAATGTCCTCAATGACACAAAAACTACTCTAAAAGGATAAGGAAGAAAACTGCCCTGATATCAAGATGCATGTTGTGAAGAATATCTCTCTAGGGAAGCAGAGACGTCAGCCAACTGTTGctcaatcttttttttttaattcaaagaagAGTATGAATTGGAAAATCTTCTCTTCCTTGTTTTAAAAGAGGTGCTGCAGGATTTAGGTTAGACACAAAcacaaaaaacaaattatattatacaaagcacatataaatatataattagtattaataaaaaaatatatataaataatgataataaatacTAGATTTAAAACTAACACTAATAAATAtctgaatattataaaatattagcaatacaaaataataattagctAACATAAATCTATTAATAAAAGAaagcatattattattataacacaAAAgtctatttaataaaatatataaaaacaaaccGGTACATGGTACGTGCTCTTGTGGTAACAAACCGCATACGGCCAGATCCTTTTGCACCGACGGCAGTAAAGCTGAACGCCAGGCAGCAAAAGCTAAATAATTCTTTCCTGGCATTAGAAGTTGTGCTGTGGGTGGCCTGATGGTAGGCACTTGCGTGGTGAAAGTGGGAGGTTCAGGGTTCGAAACCCACTGCAACCTACAATTTTTGTCGGAGTGGACTGGGCTTACACATGGGCTGCTACCACACTTGGGCCACGGAGTGGACTGGGCTTTCTAAGAACTGCATGAGATTAAGCCAATTGAGTCAGTAGCTTCTGCACCGGCAGCATGAATGCGCACAGCCGGCagataaaataactaaaatcgCAGGATGTCCAGTAGCTCGTGCACGGACAGCCCAGGTATCGCACCCCAGGCACGCAGGAATAGCAATCcggttagtttttttttttcttttttttttttacgtccaaaattattaaaatttattcctATAATCCTGCAACACCtcacagaaaattatcaaagCACCTTGTgggagttaaaaaaaaaaaaaaaattctagattcctaaaaaaaatacaaaacaaatatatatattataatatattaacttatagaaaccttgggttgcctcccaagaagcgcttgtttaacgtcattAGCTTGACGTAATTACCTCATTTTCATGGTGGTTCCTTCAAAACCAACTCAAATTGTCCAGTTGTCACATCCGTCTCCTTCAAATTGTTTTCACCAGCTTCAGCTTCCTTCTtccgaaaattaatattataagtgACATCCTGTACAAGTTCTTCAACAATATCTACAGCAAAACTTTCGGTTTCAAGTGACGGGGCCTTCATAACTTGATCAAGATCAAACTCAACTTTTTCTTCACCCACATTTAGCGCAAGCTTGCCGGCTTTCACATCAATACTGGCTCCAGCAGTAGCCAAGAATGGTCTTCCCAAGATAATCGGAATCTCAACATCCTCATTCATCtccaaaataacaaaatcacaaGGAATAACAAATTTATCAACATTCACCAAAACATCCTCAAGTACACCTAGTGGATATTTTATAGTTCGATCCGCAAGTTGAAGTGATATCCTTGTTTTCTTTAACTCTCCCAAACCAAGTCTTTTATAGATAGAGTATGGCATCAAACTCACACTAGCTCCAAGATCACACAATGCTCGTTTTACTCCTACTTGTCCAATAGTGCATGGCAAAGAAAAGCTCCCAGGATCCTTGAGTTTAGGAGGAATCTTCCGTTGTATAACAGCACTACACTCTTCATTAAGACTGATTGTCTCCACCGCCTCTAACTTCTTGCGATTAGATAATACCTGTTTCATGAATTTCGCATAAAGGGGCATTTGAGCCAACGCATCAGCAAAAGGAATGCTAATGTGTATCTCCCGAAACATCTTTAAAAATTTCTCATATTGTTTCTCTAACTTCCGGTTCGTCAACCTTTGTGGAAAAGGGATTGGAGGCACATATTGTTTCACGTGAGCTTTCGGTACAATATCTTCATTAAGACTGATTGTTTCAGATTCGGGACGTCGCAGGAGACTCTCATTCACGAACTTGTTTTTTCCTAAACAAAACAATTTAACTATcaagttaatttttatttcttcaaacAAATCTctcttttttaaagaaaaaggtTAAAACAATCTAAACCTGCATCTAGTGGGGTAGACCGATTAataatatcagacacgacccgaacccgCAACCCGATTTAGTGAGACAAAActcgaaagtgacccgaaaatcacctgTTTGACACGAAATGGACTCGACAGGATCCGAAATTTGAATttcgtttctaataacttcaattttcagttttattcaattttaagtgattttagcttgacccaAAATCGACctgattgctgacacgaacacgaccgaACCTGTCATCCCTGCGGGTAGTACATTTTTGGAGTTTGAATACTGTATTCTGAAAATCACAAGAGACAGGCAGGAGGTTGTGCATGTGCAAGCTTCCCACGAGGTAGGGagcatatacatgtatatatccAACTAAGCTGCTTGTATCGCAAATGTCAAACTTCTATTATTGTGCCGCTTATATCTTCCAAAACATGACTTGACTATTACAATTAAATTTTATCTTGATAGTtactgtaatatttttaatatgttataaaattgCTGATTACAGTTAAGACCACATTATGAATTATAGCTGGAATAAATTAATCTCGTGATCAAATTTATAACAAATGAATAATTTCGccacaacaaaaaaaaataaaataattttgtttattgttGCAGTGAAATTATGTAAAGTTCGTTCTCAGGGAAGGACTGAATACAATATTAAATCAAGTATATTACTCCTTTCTATTTAGAAGTTTAGAGAATAAATTGTGGTTTTtactatcaactaaattaaactaataaagcaaTTAAAAATGTGAATTAACGATGATAAAAAGCAATCCAAGAATCAGGTTTCTTTGCTGGCTACAATGAATGTCAATCAATTGTGATAAACAAGTCTCCActctgctaaaaacaatccttctattgattataatgttctctcccaagatacaaaataatacctATAACTTAATCTTGAAgtcactcccatgatcaatcaaaaccaacttataagctatcacgaaccaaggattttctgtttcacaactcgcctaataatctcccgattaattaatcaagttatgtctgtcatatcatgtacaagaaatataaatcctctcccgattcattataaatcctacagatacaattacaggttcgcgactcctataactgtgttaagcgctcaatgacagattagcatACATAGAGAAACCACAATCTTAgatcaaacaaacatattaagccaacaaatactccccaatcctcggattagaggattagttacccataacaattaaagaaaacacgaatatatatattactgaaaTCATGTCAAAAGAGTACAAGAGTaagaaaatacaacttgacgaaatctcTCGAACTTGGACTGAATCCCTTCAATCTTTGCTCAAGTTATCTCCTAAAGCTTTCTCTATCTCTATACACTCTCCTCCATCTCCAATAATCATaaaaccctaataataataatgttttaatgGTTTCCTCGAAAAACAATTCCGATTTCCTAAAACAAGTTGGATTCTGAGACAAAATTCGTGGGCTgactttcaggcctgattctgggctgatcctTTTGTCTTTAGATAGCTGGACCACTTTAAACTTGTAGACAATTaagatatcttcgcgtgggctgttgaatcgtctAATTCTGACGTccggaactcaagttatggcccaaacaagatttgctgcGCAGGTGGcccataaagtccgaatttccatcaAATACAAGCCCAAATAAGCCAGTTTCATCCaacttaggaatatttattttcctgccattaaacacttaaaatcaattagtaattacccgattatttacaaaatactacaattatgggaataaaatcatatgaaagcatatataaatatatgctctatcattTATCAAACATGACAATTACGTATCAAGGGCagatctaggaagaggcacggggacacgtgtccctcctaaaattttttttacattttttcactattctaaattttataaaattgtagaAGTATCCccctaaaatttgaaaatatatagatgttttctgaaaatttgcttggtgcctCCTAAGATTTTGTGTCTATATCCGTCCCGAGTATGTGCAAAGGTGGAACATGAAGCAGATTGCAGATTGATGGAACTAAAGAACAAGTGACCCACAGGCCACATATACTTTTAAACTAGTTTGGTAACGAGGCCCATCAATGTTTGGAGCCCGTTTGTCTTAAAAATGCtcgattttaatttaaactatCTAATAAGCTACGATAGATGATATATTCATTGAATAatggattttatttttata
This genomic window contains:
- the LOC135147287 gene encoding uncharacterized protein LOC135147287 codes for the protein MFREIHISIPFADALAQMPLYAKFMKQVLSNRKKLEAVETISLNEECSAVIQRKIPPKLKDPGSFSLPCTIGQVGVKRALCDLGASVSLMPYSIYKRLGLGELKKTRISLQLADRTIKYPLGVLEDVLVNVDKFVIPCDFVILEMNEDVEIPIILGRPFLATAGASIDVKAGKLALNVGEEKVEFDLDQVMKAPSLETESFAVDIVEELVQDVTYNINFRKKEAEAGENNLKETDVTTGQFELVLKEPP